GCCTGTCTGTACCAGACATGCCATTCGTTCAATAGAGTCCAAGGAATCCAAGGCCACCAAGATAAAGCGATGCTAGGAGAGTTAATATCAAAGCATTTAACGCCAGGTGAAGGAGGGGCTCTCATACTGCTCCTACATGAAACTTGCTACTGATGGTGAGGCAAGCCTTGAAGAGGCACGGCGACACGGAGGGGCCAGTAAGCGAGggaaaataacattattttctcTTCGTCGCAACGAGCGGTCGTTTCGTGTAGTAGAATTTGCAAGGGAATCACCGGCAACGCAGCAGTGCTGATGCTGCCGCTCGGGTTCAAAGCCGGCCGGCCAAAGTGGTGGGCAAAGCAACGGGGAGAGGCAGCTTTAATCGCCGCCTCTTTTGCAGGCGTTGGCATGGCACCGCCACGACGTCTCCGTGTACGTAGACGGTAGCCGCAGCCACCACAAGTAGAGCAGACAGCAGCGGAGGCAGGCAGAGCGTAGCGGCGTAGAGTAGATAGCGCAGTATACGTCTGGACCCGCGGGTGAAATGACGATCCTGTATCGCGACCCACACGGGCacaccacgacgacgacgaggagggagCTAGCCGGCGCGTGGCGAGGACCATGCCCGTACGCGCGGGCTCGCATCTCAACGCAACTAATCTCGTATGATGATGGTTTATGATGATCAAAGACCAGCttttacattaaaatcaaGCACGGACCTTTCCGAGTTCTTGGCCTAATCATTGCCGCCCGCTAAGATCTCGGGTGGCCTGTCTATGCGGCTCGAGATGGTTTAggatagttttttaaaaggaaataCTATAGCGCGGTCTACTATTTCAACAGGATATGACACGACGGCTATGGCTGCGGCTACGGCTACGGCGGTGGCAGCGACGGTGACTTGTGCAGTGCCGACGGCCTTCTAGTAGTCGAAGTCGGCGGTGCGGTTCAGCCGTGACCCATTCGATTATTTGCGGCCCCGATAGAGAAGAAATACCACGTAATTAACCACTCATTCTTGTTGTGCATTGTCattactgcatgcatgcatgcatggattagATGTGGGATGGTGAACTGGTATCATTTGGTACTGGTGCGGTATTATATCTAAAACCAATGAGGTATCATATTTGGTATCTCGTCGAAATCACCCTGTTCCAGTATTAGATCCGGTACCAATGAGGTATCATGTTTGATACCTCGTTGGAATCATCTCGTTTCTAGTATCAGATCTGATATCGAGGAGGTATCGTGTTTGATGTCTCGTCGGAATCATCACGTTTCCAGTATTATATCTGATACCACGAGGTATCATGTTTGATATCTCATCGGAATCATCTCATTTTAAAACAGGGTCACGTAGGGTAgcagtctttttttttaaaaaaaaagatggtttAAGATTTAGTCCAATGTACTCCTTATGTCTCGAAAGAAAtgtttttagtttcttttgtttgtctCACAGACTATAATTATTAGGAATTATTATATTGAAGTTTGTAAAAGtagaaaacaaatacattAAGATTTGCAAAAGTATAAGACAAATACACTGGAGTTTGAAAAAAGTGAGTAGAACGCAAGAACTTCCATGTGAAATCATTTGATTGCTTTGAGCCTATGAGGACTAAAATTACACGAGAAATCTTTAAGGTtcaaagaattaaaaaaatcctaaaaattgTCAAtaaggataaaagaaaaaccagaaaaaaaatattcagatcCTTCACAGTTCTTGCTGTGTTGTACATTTGATTTCGACGATGACAACAACATGCATGACGAGCCGGATGCctcaagcaacgactaaacaTTCAACGTCACCAAAAAACATCGGATAGACAAGCCAGCAACCTTGCAATCAATCTGGCCTATCTTGCACCCTCCAGCGGCTAGGAGAAGCACATAAGAAAATGCAAATATACCCTAGGAGCTTGCCTAGAGCAGCCCCAGAATTGAGCCATAGTTGAACCCTCCGCTGAGTGGAGATTGATGCTCCTTCGGCCAAAGAATCCCGGCTGCTTAAATAATTGATGTTGCTGGATAGGAAGGAGAAGGTCATCATCTTCAGCATGTATACagcaaagaaaaggaaaaaggctGGGTGCTACCACAACACATCTGTATCTAGCTGAGATCTAGTTTCTCTCGGAGACGATGCACCTTGAGACCCCATGAATCGCCAGGGACGACCACCAAGGCATGAAGATAAGGATGACCGATGTTAGTGAACACATCAAAcaccaaaagaaaacaacaagaTTATTCGATAGAAGGGACTTGCCCATCAAATGGATCTATAAAGAGGggattttaactttttgctatTCTTTACTTAAATAGTTTAATCTCTCTCACATGACTTATGAGGAGAAAGTGACAAATTTGTTGCCACCGGTATGTAAGAgtggtaaaaaaaagttaaattcttCCTATAAAGAAGATGGGGGTTccgccccctctccctccagtCCGGTGGCTCACCTCTAGagacaagaagaaaaaggaatcaGAGAGGAAGAAGTGCCTGCTTTTCTCTAGGAGGTCGCGAGagcttaaaaaaagaaaatagaagaaaaaaacaaaacaagtcTTACTAAAATTGCAAACAAGAGGCAtgagaaataaacttatgTAGCTAAGGCCTAGCAAATTATCAAACTAGTCGCATGTAACTAGCAAAATAAGTAAACTAGTCTCGTTGAACCGGTATGAAATTACTGTATTCGGAGATATAAGGTTAAAGTAGTACCAATGTATACGTGGCACtacaataacaataaaacaCATGGATTTTTATACATGCTTGGACTCATCTGATAGTTACCCTTAAGCATGTTGTGCTCTTATACGAAATCGGCGATATGTACATAACTACAAAACTAATGCGCACGATACACCTCAAATGTGTTGAGAAAGGCTGAGTAAGAGTAGCTCTTCGAGAAGACACAGAGCAACCATTCGGCCTAAGAGGCGGACGTGAACGTGGTGGTCCACCGCAAGTCAGTACAACAATTTTTAGCCTGGTAGGAGTACATGTATATCAAATCTAATATGACACGACAGCCATATATGACCAAATGAATCCTACCGTCCGGTCCGAACATGTATGATAGCATCCCCTTTTGGAGTGATTTCTACTATTTCCACGTATTATCCGCGATCACCCAGGGAATTCAGTCTCCACCTACTATTTCCACCTGCTATTTTCAGAgctgttttaaaattcataggACACAACTAAACAGCATAcacacatgcatatgcatgataCAGTTATTCTACAAAGCAGGTTTCCTAGTGTTCCATGAAATTCGGAACAACAGAAAGCCTTAATAAGAAACAAATGGTTGTAGTACTTGGAAGATAAAGACTGCTTAGGGGAGCTTAATTCCAAGTAGCTGGTGAGTATAGAAAAGTATGGTTCCAGCTTCTGGCttatagtttattattttctagatATGTTATTGATTCTTAGAATCTGAATGTGAATCTTAACTGTTTAAAGAAGAGAAGCTGTATTTGCCAAAAATGCCCCAAAACAGGTCTTATAAGCTTTTCCAATCACAACTAGCTCACAAAATACTCACACAAGAAGAGATGCTATTAAAGctagagttaaaaaaaaaaaaaggagcgaTATATGCATcgacaaaaaaaacttgctAAATGTGATACATTGGTCCTTCCAAGTTTCaataataagaagaaaaatgttccagaccatttgttttctttccccCCACTctagttttccttttcttttcctgtaCAATGGGAAATAATTTCAGATCAGATGATCTTCGAGTTACATCTGAATGGATTGTCTTGTGACAGGCATTCAGAATCGTTTGCCATTCAAATAAGTTTTTGTGCAGAATGGATGGGTTGAAGCAAAGTGAACGGCTCACTTTTACCCAAATATCTGCAAAGATCAGATTAATGACCACATGGAGCAATGACAAATCGATTGGGGTCATGAGTGTCTCCACATAGACGAAACAAGTGCACATGCAAAAAAGAATGTGAAAGGTAGTTGTCAGCCGATTCATGGAATAATCTTCACATTCTGAACATCCTGGATCCTggagtaaaataaaataattagaaaaGGTCATCATTAATTGTACAAGacaatatgtatatgtttgaaataaatttgttatccTACATTGACAGAAATGTCTAATGTGTAGCTCAACCATCAGCGCATTCAGATTATAACCATCTACACTATATATGGTCCATTCCAGGAAATGTAAACAATACCTGTTGGAAGCACTGGTGCTTTCAGATTGATCttcatcctcctcttcctctgctTCATCTTCATCACTATCAATCTCCAAAAGATTTAATCTGCATTGGCTCAATACTCTTCTCATCAGGAAAACGTTCAGGTAATAACGCACCAAATCTATCCTGGTCTTTGTGGCAAAATGTTTTGATGCTACCGCCCAAAAGGACTTTTGGTCCAGCACAGGGACCAGCCTCTCGAGTGCATTAAACTTTAGTTGCTCCTCACGAGTCCACATTTTAGAAACCTCCTCGCCCATTGAATCAAATCGCCATTCTGTGAAAGCTTGACCAAGTTCAGACCTTAGCTGATCCCTGGCTACATCTGTGTGATGCTGTCTGCAGAAGAAGGATCCTGGATATGGGCACTTGCATGATTCTATCCTTCCCTGGCCAACTACTGTGTTGTCAGTTTGTAAAACTTCACCTTCAGGTGGCCAAATTCTGATACCTAGCATCTTTGAGCTGTTTGGGTCATTTTTGTAACGAGTAAGTTCATCTGAAGGTGGTTCAGTCCAGTCAGGTATCTCTGCCTGAAAATGCTCACCAACTCCAATCTTTTTCCTTTGTGTGAGGAGCACAGATGTCATGAGTTTCATTCTCTTAGCTAGCCTCTCGGATTTCCTTGTTGGCATATTCATCGAACCTTTACCTTTTTGTCTTTCTGCATGGTTGTTGTGAGATCTGTACTTCCTTTTCTGAAAAGATTAAAAACACGGCAAACTCTAAAACAGTAAGAAAAAGGATATTGTTTTTCACACCATAATGCACAGTAGCAGctgacatgaaaaataaaaatgatccTAATCTGCC
This is a stretch of genomic DNA from Oryza brachyantha chromosome 1, ObraRS2, whole genome shotgun sequence. It encodes these proteins:
- the LOC102717034 gene encoding AT-rich interactive domain-containing protein 1-like; this encodes MVGMYQQQLVDDPFPLSGGHCSEQPRHAPTSASTSSSAAVAASPLAQAHGASEPRRLFEALVGEILLPLRGAGGGNGGCGGGGGPGGVGDLGEVLRWTREVAADPVAARPVAGEVRARKRQVLALRRSRYLRMEDVANADELPSFFKKRKYRSHNNHAERQKGKGSMNMPTRKSERLAKRMKLMTSVLLTQRKKIGVGEHFQAEIPDWTEPPSDELTRYKNDPNSSKMLGIRIWPPEGEVLQTDNTVVGQGRIESCKCPYPGSFFCRQHHTDVARDQLRSELGQAFTEWRFDSMGEEVSKMWTREEQLKFNALERLVPVLDQKSFWAVASKHFATKTRIDLVRYYLNVFLMRRVLSQCRLNLLEIDSDEDEAEEEEDEDQSESTSASNRIQDVQNVKIIP